A window of the Scophthalmus maximus strain ysfricsl-2021 chromosome 8, ASM2237912v1, whole genome shotgun sequence genome harbors these coding sequences:
- the coro2aa gene encoding coronin-2A isoform X1, which yields MARGKKMTWRPQYRNSKFRHVFGKAATKDSCYDGVPITRSVQDNNFCAVNPRFLAVITECAGGGAFLVLSLHHTGKVDPHHPRVSGHKGNVLDIKWNPFNDYCIASASEDSTVKVWEIPPRGLLKNLTVPLKELQGHSRRVSLIEWHPTANSILFSTGYDYQIMIWNLDCPEQVIKNPVRTISHHTDVILSMSFNTDCSLLATTCRDRKVRLMEPRSGNLLREANCKTHKASKVLILGNLKMLLTSGISRWNERQIALWDPDDLSVPLFVENVDGSSGVLFPFYDPDTHVLYLAGKGDGNIRYYEISSEKPYFHFLTEYRSHLPQKGMGVMPKRGLDVSSCEVFRFYKLVTIKSVIEPLSMIVPRRSESYQEDIYPMTAGNKPAMAADEWLSGIDKGPVLMSLKPGSQVAESHSEMSKGLGNSLETRRSQSRPGMLPLSYIQDQLGTKDGKEDNGLADDDRCRLPVSNGGDLPLCSPPRTENELLLKFHKQQEEIRRLRELLNQRDVRVTQLELEIKNIKNSQPQGSL from the exons ATGACATGGCGTCCTCAGTACCGCAACTCCAAATTCCGCCACGTGTTTGGTAAGGCCGCCACCAAGGATAGCTGCTATGATGGCGTGCCAATCACACGCAGCGTCCAGGACAACAACTTCTGCGCCGTCAACCCACGGTTCCTGGCAGTCATCACTGAGTGTGCCGGGGGAGGGGCCTTCCTGGTCCTGTCTCTCCATCAC aCAGGTAAAGTGGACCCTCACCACCCCAGAGTATCAGGCCACAAAGGAAATGTGTTAGACATCAAGTGGAATCCCTTCAACGACTACTGCATCGCCTCCGCCTCGGAGGACTCCACg gtgaaGGTGTGGGAAATCCCTCCTCGTGGTCTGCTGAAGAACCTGACTGTACCGTTGAAGGAGCTTCAGGGTCACAGTCGCAGAGTGAGCCTCATCGAGTGGCACCCGACTGCCAACAGCATCCTCTTCAGCACAGGCTACGACTACCAG ATAATGATCTGGAACCTGGACTGTCCAGAGCAGGTGATCAAGAACCCCGTGCGGACCATCAGCCACCACACAGACGTGATCCTCTCCATGTCCTTCAACACGGACTGCAGCCTGCTCGCCACCACCTGCAGGGACAGGAAGGTGCGACTGATGGAGCCGCGCTCAGGAAACCTGCTGCGG GAAGCCAACTGCAAGACGCACAAAGCCAGCAAGGTGTTGATCCTGGGTAACCTGAAGATGCTCCTCACATCAGGCATTTCCCGCTGGAACGAACGACAGATAGCTCTGTGGGATCCG gacGATCTGTCTGTGCCTTTGTTCGTAGAGAACGTGGATGGTTCGTCGGGGGTCCTCTTTCCTTTCTATGACCCTGACACACACGTGCTCTACCTTGCCGGGAAG GGTGACGGGAATATCAGGTACTACGAGATCAGCTCAGAAAAACCGTACTTCCACTTCCTAACAGAGTACCGCTCACACTTACCTCAGAAAGGAATGG GTGTGATGCCAAAGAGGGGCCTGGACGTGAGCTCCTGTGAGGTGTTCAGGTTCTACAAACTGGTGACAATCAAGAGTGTCATCGAGCCATTGTCCATGATTGTACCCCGCAGG TCAGAGTCGTACCAGGAAGACATCTATCCGATGACAGCTGGTAACAAGCCCGCCATGGCCGCAGACGAGTGGCTCAGTGGCATCGACAAAG GCCCAGTGTTGATGTCTCTGAAGCCCGGAAGTCAAGTAGCAGAGTCGCACTCGGAGATGAGCAAAGGGCTGGGAAATTCACTGGAAACCCGCAGGTCTCAGAGCAGACCAGGCATGCTGCCGCTGTCGTACATTCAGGACCAACTGGGAACCAAGGACGGCAAAGAGGACAACGGCCTCGCAGACGACGACAGGTGTCGCCTGCCCGTCAGCAACGGAGGAGACCTTCCACTTTGCTCTCCTCCCAGGACGGAGAACGAG TTGCTTCTCAAGTTCCacaagcagcaggaggaaatcCGACGGCTGAGGGAGCTCCTCAACCAGAGGGATGTGCGCGTCAcacagctggagctggagattAAGAACATCAAAAACTCCCAGCCTCAGGGCTCACTTTAA
- the coro2aa gene encoding coronin-2A isoform X2, whose amino-acid sequence MTVSKMTWRPQYRNSKFRHVFGKAATKDSCYDGVPITRSVQDNNFCAVNPRFLAVITECAGGGAFLVLSLHHTGKVDPHHPRVSGHKGNVLDIKWNPFNDYCIASASEDSTVKVWEIPPRGLLKNLTVPLKELQGHSRRVSLIEWHPTANSILFSTGYDYQIMIWNLDCPEQVIKNPVRTISHHTDVILSMSFNTDCSLLATTCRDRKVRLMEPRSGNLLREANCKTHKASKVLILGNLKMLLTSGISRWNERQIALWDPDDLSVPLFVENVDGSSGVLFPFYDPDTHVLYLAGKGDGNIRYYEISSEKPYFHFLTEYRSHLPQKGMGVMPKRGLDVSSCEVFRFYKLVTIKSVIEPLSMIVPRRSESYQEDIYPMTAGNKPAMAADEWLSGIDKGPVLMSLKPGSQVAESHSEMSKGLGNSLETRRSQSRPGMLPLSYIQDQLGTKDGKEDNGLADDDRCRLPVSNGGDLPLCSPPRTENELLLKFHKQQEEIRRLRELLNQRDVRVTQLELEIKNIKNSQPQGSL is encoded by the exons ATGACATGGCGTCCTCAGTACCGCAACTCCAAATTCCGCCACGTGTTTGGTAAGGCCGCCACCAAGGATAGCTGCTATGATGGCGTGCCAATCACACGCAGCGTCCAGGACAACAACTTCTGCGCCGTCAACCCACGGTTCCTGGCAGTCATCACTGAGTGTGCCGGGGGAGGGGCCTTCCTGGTCCTGTCTCTCCATCAC aCAGGTAAAGTGGACCCTCACCACCCCAGAGTATCAGGCCACAAAGGAAATGTGTTAGACATCAAGTGGAATCCCTTCAACGACTACTGCATCGCCTCCGCCTCGGAGGACTCCACg gtgaaGGTGTGGGAAATCCCTCCTCGTGGTCTGCTGAAGAACCTGACTGTACCGTTGAAGGAGCTTCAGGGTCACAGTCGCAGAGTGAGCCTCATCGAGTGGCACCCGACTGCCAACAGCATCCTCTTCAGCACAGGCTACGACTACCAG ATAATGATCTGGAACCTGGACTGTCCAGAGCAGGTGATCAAGAACCCCGTGCGGACCATCAGCCACCACACAGACGTGATCCTCTCCATGTCCTTCAACACGGACTGCAGCCTGCTCGCCACCACCTGCAGGGACAGGAAGGTGCGACTGATGGAGCCGCGCTCAGGAAACCTGCTGCGG GAAGCCAACTGCAAGACGCACAAAGCCAGCAAGGTGTTGATCCTGGGTAACCTGAAGATGCTCCTCACATCAGGCATTTCCCGCTGGAACGAACGACAGATAGCTCTGTGGGATCCG gacGATCTGTCTGTGCCTTTGTTCGTAGAGAACGTGGATGGTTCGTCGGGGGTCCTCTTTCCTTTCTATGACCCTGACACACACGTGCTCTACCTTGCCGGGAAG GGTGACGGGAATATCAGGTACTACGAGATCAGCTCAGAAAAACCGTACTTCCACTTCCTAACAGAGTACCGCTCACACTTACCTCAGAAAGGAATGG GTGTGATGCCAAAGAGGGGCCTGGACGTGAGCTCCTGTGAGGTGTTCAGGTTCTACAAACTGGTGACAATCAAGAGTGTCATCGAGCCATTGTCCATGATTGTACCCCGCAGG TCAGAGTCGTACCAGGAAGACATCTATCCGATGACAGCTGGTAACAAGCCCGCCATGGCCGCAGACGAGTGGCTCAGTGGCATCGACAAAG GCCCAGTGTTGATGTCTCTGAAGCCCGGAAGTCAAGTAGCAGAGTCGCACTCGGAGATGAGCAAAGGGCTGGGAAATTCACTGGAAACCCGCAGGTCTCAGAGCAGACCAGGCATGCTGCCGCTGTCGTACATTCAGGACCAACTGGGAACCAAGGACGGCAAAGAGGACAACGGCCTCGCAGACGACGACAGGTGTCGCCTGCCCGTCAGCAACGGAGGAGACCTTCCACTTTGCTCTCCTCCCAGGACGGAGAACGAG TTGCTTCTCAAGTTCCacaagcagcaggaggaaatcCGACGGCTGAGGGAGCTCCTCAACCAGAGGGATGTGCGCGTCAcacagctggagctggagattAAGAACATCAAAAACTCCCAGCCTCAGGGCTCACTTTAA
- the coro2aa gene encoding coronin-2A isoform X3 has protein sequence MTWRPQYRNSKFRHVFGKAATKDSCYDGVPITRSVQDNNFCAVNPRFLAVITECAGGGAFLVLSLHHTGKVDPHHPRVSGHKGNVLDIKWNPFNDYCIASASEDSTVKVWEIPPRGLLKNLTVPLKELQGHSRRVSLIEWHPTANSILFSTGYDYQIMIWNLDCPEQVIKNPVRTISHHTDVILSMSFNTDCSLLATTCRDRKVRLMEPRSGNLLREANCKTHKASKVLILGNLKMLLTSGISRWNERQIALWDPDDLSVPLFVENVDGSSGVLFPFYDPDTHVLYLAGKGDGNIRYYEISSEKPYFHFLTEYRSHLPQKGMGVMPKRGLDVSSCEVFRFYKLVTIKSVIEPLSMIVPRRSESYQEDIYPMTAGNKPAMAADEWLSGIDKGPVLMSLKPGSQVAESHSEMSKGLGNSLETRRSQSRPGMLPLSYIQDQLGTKDGKEDNGLADDDRCRLPVSNGGDLPLCSPPRTENELLLKFHKQQEEIRRLRELLNQRDVRVTQLELEIKNIKNSQPQGSL, from the exons ATGACATGGCGTCCTCAGTACCGCAACTCCAAATTCCGCCACGTGTTTGGTAAGGCCGCCACCAAGGATAGCTGCTATGATGGCGTGCCAATCACACGCAGCGTCCAGGACAACAACTTCTGCGCCGTCAACCCACGGTTCCTGGCAGTCATCACTGAGTGTGCCGGGGGAGGGGCCTTCCTGGTCCTGTCTCTCCATCAC aCAGGTAAAGTGGACCCTCACCACCCCAGAGTATCAGGCCACAAAGGAAATGTGTTAGACATCAAGTGGAATCCCTTCAACGACTACTGCATCGCCTCCGCCTCGGAGGACTCCACg gtgaaGGTGTGGGAAATCCCTCCTCGTGGTCTGCTGAAGAACCTGACTGTACCGTTGAAGGAGCTTCAGGGTCACAGTCGCAGAGTGAGCCTCATCGAGTGGCACCCGACTGCCAACAGCATCCTCTTCAGCACAGGCTACGACTACCAG ATAATGATCTGGAACCTGGACTGTCCAGAGCAGGTGATCAAGAACCCCGTGCGGACCATCAGCCACCACACAGACGTGATCCTCTCCATGTCCTTCAACACGGACTGCAGCCTGCTCGCCACCACCTGCAGGGACAGGAAGGTGCGACTGATGGAGCCGCGCTCAGGAAACCTGCTGCGG GAAGCCAACTGCAAGACGCACAAAGCCAGCAAGGTGTTGATCCTGGGTAACCTGAAGATGCTCCTCACATCAGGCATTTCCCGCTGGAACGAACGACAGATAGCTCTGTGGGATCCG gacGATCTGTCTGTGCCTTTGTTCGTAGAGAACGTGGATGGTTCGTCGGGGGTCCTCTTTCCTTTCTATGACCCTGACACACACGTGCTCTACCTTGCCGGGAAG GGTGACGGGAATATCAGGTACTACGAGATCAGCTCAGAAAAACCGTACTTCCACTTCCTAACAGAGTACCGCTCACACTTACCTCAGAAAGGAATGG GTGTGATGCCAAAGAGGGGCCTGGACGTGAGCTCCTGTGAGGTGTTCAGGTTCTACAAACTGGTGACAATCAAGAGTGTCATCGAGCCATTGTCCATGATTGTACCCCGCAGG TCAGAGTCGTACCAGGAAGACATCTATCCGATGACAGCTGGTAACAAGCCCGCCATGGCCGCAGACGAGTGGCTCAGTGGCATCGACAAAG GCCCAGTGTTGATGTCTCTGAAGCCCGGAAGTCAAGTAGCAGAGTCGCACTCGGAGATGAGCAAAGGGCTGGGAAATTCACTGGAAACCCGCAGGTCTCAGAGCAGACCAGGCATGCTGCCGCTGTCGTACATTCAGGACCAACTGGGAACCAAGGACGGCAAAGAGGACAACGGCCTCGCAGACGACGACAGGTGTCGCCTGCCCGTCAGCAACGGAGGAGACCTTCCACTTTGCTCTCCTCCCAGGACGGAGAACGAG TTGCTTCTCAAGTTCCacaagcagcaggaggaaatcCGACGGCTGAGGGAGCTCCTCAACCAGAGGGATGTGCGCGTCAcacagctggagctggagattAAGAACATCAAAAACTCCCAGCCTCAGGGCTCACTTTAA